The window TTGTCAGCGCCCACCACAATCAACTCCAGACCATGGCGCTCGCCGGCACCACCCGGGGAGGCAGTCCCCCGCAGAGCCCGGAACGTGCCGCGGCAGAAGACAACCTTCTGCACAGCGCCAAAGATCGCCACGAGCATCAAGTCGTCGTCGAGATGATCACCTCCAGCCTTAAACACCATGGTGCCAGCCCCTCCTACAACGACACCCCGGGCATCCGTCGCCTGACCAACGTCTCCCACCTGGAGACACCCATCCGCGCCGAAATCACAGATACGTTCGGACTACTCGAAGCCATCGACGCCTTGCACCCGACGCCTGCCGTCTGCGGCCAACCTCGCCAGGCCGCTCGCCAGGCCATCGCTCGCGACGAAGGCTTTGATCGCGGCCTCTATGCCGGCCCCATCGGAGCGATGTCGCCAGAAGGTGAGGGCCAGATCTTTGTGGCTCTGCGCTGCGGCCTTGTGCATCACGATCAGGCACTGCTCTTCGCCGGCGCAGGAATCACTGCCGACAGCGACCCCCACGTTGAGTGGGCCGAGACGCATCAAAAGCTCGCCGCACTCCAGAACGCACTCACGGCAGAGGACCTACCATGACCCCCTCGCCACCTTCCTGGCCGAACATCAACACGCTATGGGCACACGCCCTGGTCGACGAGTTGGTGCGCTGCGGGCTTAAACACGTCTGCATCAGCCCAGGCTCGCGCTCCACCCCGCTGGTGGTGGCCTTTGCCAACCACCCGGACATCGAGGACATCTCCATCATTGATGAGCGGCAAGCCGCTTTCGTTGCGTTGGGGTTGAGCCTCGCAAGCCAAAAGCCCGTCGCGCTTGTGTGTACCTCCGGCACCGCTGCGGCGCATTACTATCCGGCCATCTGCGAGGCTTCGAGCTCCGGTGTGCCCCTGATCGTGCTTACCGCAGATCGCCCCCCGAACCTTCACGATGCCGGTGCTCCTCAGGCCCTCGACCAGACTCGATTTTTCGGCACGCATGTGCGCTGGTTCCACCAGGTCGCCGAGCCCGAACCCACCGCCGAGAAGCTGCGCTACCTGCGCGCGCTGGCCTGCCGTGCCTTCCAGCGTGCGAGCGGTCCAAATGCGGGACCGGTGCATCTCAATCTCCCCTTCCGAAAGCCCCTGGAGCCCACTGCGCTCCCGGAGGGACACCGCGACGCCGTGCCCCCAACGCTTGGCACAGGCGACCCGATGGCGATGATGGGACGCCCCGACAACAAGCCCTACCTGCAAACCCCGCCGACCCATGCCGTACTTGATGAGTCTACCCTCGATACCATCGCGGACCTTCTCGCCAACGCGGAACGTCCTCTCATTCTGGCTGGCGCCGACCACCGGGGTAACACCTACGCCACCGCGCTCTTCGAACTTGCGCAACGCCTGGGCGCACCGCTCATCGCCGAACCCACCTCCGGGGTAACTCGCCACGCCGAGCTTCAAAAGCCACCCCTGCACTTTGGTGACGCCGTCTTCGGCAGCAGCCTTCTCGCACGCTGCGGCCAACCTGACCTCGTGCTGCGCACCGGCAAAGCCCCCTTAAGCTGGGCGGCTGCCCGCGCTGTGCGGTCCTGGGCTCACACCACCACAATCCTTCTCTCGCCAGACGTAGCCCCCCCAGACCCCGACCACCTGGCAGGCTGGCATCTCCGGGCCAACCCTCGCGAAACGCTGCAGGCTTTAAGTCGTCGACTTAGCCTCGCCACCGAACGAAATTCGGCGCCAGAATCCCCGTGGCTCAACGCCTTCCAGATGGCCGAAGCCCGTGCCGAAGACTCTCTCCGAGCCTCACTGGAGCGTTTCCGCCTCGCTCAACCCGACGCACCTCTCACCGCCCCGGAGATCTGGAACTCCCTCGGAGAACTGCTCCCGGAAGGCAGCGCGTTGATGATCTCCAACAGCATGCCTATCCGTGACGTGGATGCGTTCATGGGTCGCCGCCGCGCCCCACTGCAGATCTTTTTTAACCGCGGCGTCAACGGCATCGATGGCATCGTCGCCACCGGACTCGGGCTGGCCCTGGCTCGCCGCGAAGCCGGCCATCAGGCGCCCACCATCATCGCCCTGGGCGACGTGGCCCTTCGCCATGACCTCTCCGCTCTGGCCCTGGCTCGGGAACTCGATCTTCCCCTGCTTGTGCTCGTTCTGGACAACGAGGGCGGCGCGATCTTCGATGAACTCCCGATCGCTGACTTTCCCGACGTTCATACGCGACATTTCCTCACGTCGGCGCGCGCAGACATCACCCGTAGCGCCCCCTCGACCACGCGCCTTCATGAAGCAACCTCACCTCAAACGCTCGCCAGCGCCCTGAAGGCGTTTACGCACGATCCGGGCTTTCAGGTGCTCGTCGCGCGCAGCAACCGCGAGGTGGACCGCGACCTGCGCGCCGCCCTTCGCGCCGACGCTGCAACCCTCATCGATCACGGTTTTCAGGGAGACCTCCCATGACCTCCTCTTCCCCCTCCCGACTGCAATCCTGGATCCTGGCCTCTCGCCCCAAGACGCTCGCGGCAGCAGCTGTACCCGTACTGGTGGGAAGCGCAGTGGCCTACGGACAGGATGTCTTCGCGCCCGGCCCGGCCATCGCCGCGCTGGTGGGTGCTGGCCTCATTCAGATCGGCACGAACTTCGCCAACGACTACTTCGACGCCAAAAGCGGTGCCGACAACGAAAACCGCCTCGGCCCCACCCGCGCCGTTCAGGCTGGGCTGCTCACCCCCAACGCCATGAAATGGGCCACCGCCCTGACCTTTCTGGCCGCCGCACTCGTCGGCCTCTACCTCATCGGCGTGGGCGGCTGGCCCATCCTCATCATCGGCATCGCCTCCATCCTCTCGGGCATCGCCTACACCGGCGGGCCTTACCCGCTGGGCTACAACGGCCTTGGAGACCTTTTCGTCTTCCTCTTCTTCGGCCTGATCGCGGTCACCGCCACGCACTATGTGCAGGCGCTTAGCTTCTCCCCGGAGGCCCTCGTCGCCTCCATCCCCATCGGACTTCTGTCGACGGCAATTCTCATCGTCAACAACTACCGGGACGTCGACACCGACCGCGTCGCTGGAAAAAACACCCTGGCGGTGCGACTTGGAAAGGCCGTCACACGCAAGCAATACGCGGGTGTCGTACTCGCTGCATACCTGGTGCCTGTGATTCAGATCGCTGCCGGGCTCTCCCAGATCTGGGTGCTCCTGCCCCTTCTGAGCCTGCCACTGGCGATCAAATGCATCCGTGCGCTCGGCGCACTTGAGGGCAGCGCACTTAACGCCCTCCTCGCCAGAACCGCCGGCCTGCTCACCGTCTTCGGCGTGCTCTACGCCATCGGGTTTGCGCTATGAACGACGCCATCCTTACAGCCCTGTTCGAGTGTCCGCAGCTTTCGTGGGAGAGGGCCGAGCTTCCCCTTATGGTGCCAATTCGCACAAGCGCCGCCACCTACGAATCTCGCGAGGTTCTCGCGCTGCGTCTGCGCGCCATCGTCGCCGGGGTACCGGTCGAGGGTTTTGGCGAATGCTCGCCATTGCCCGGCTGGTCAACGGAAACGATCTCGGAGGTGGAACTCGCACTGCGCGGGCTGGCCCGCAATCTCCCCGCCCAGAAGGGGCTCTGCCTCGCTCCCGAGCATCTCAACGCCGCCCTGGGCAACCTCGCCAGTATGCCCACACTTCGTTTTGGCCTTGAGCTCGCGATGCTCGACGCTCTCGCTCGCCAGAAGTCAGTACCCCTGGCCAAACTCTTCGCAGACGAAGCCCCGATCGATCTGACCTACGGGGTCCGCCTCCAGTCGACTCACGCCCTGGACCCGCCGGCCATTACCGCCGGCCGCGTTCGCGTCTCCATCGGAGAAAGTACGCGTGCCGCCAAGCTTAAGGTCGGCCTCGATCCACTGGAAACGGACGTTGAGCGCATCCGCCTGGTGCGCGAGAAATGCCCCAACGCCGCTATCCGCCTCGACGCCAACCGCGCTTTCTCCATGGAACAAGCGCTCACCTTCGCCGAGGCAGTCGCTCCCTTCAATATCGACTTCCTTGAAGAACCCGTCGCCTGTGAGTCCGTCGAGGAGTTTGCTGAACTGAGCCAGAAGAGCGCGGTGCCTATCGCCGCCGATGAATCCTGCTCTCCCCCCTCCTTCGCTCGTGAGCTCATCGCAGCCCGCGCGGTCCGCGCACTCGTCCTCAAGCCAATGAGCCTGGGCGGACTCCTTCCTACTCTGACCCTTATTAAACTGGCAGAGAACGCCGGCCTACGCATCGTCATCAGCAACCTCATCGAGAGCGCCATCGGCCGCCGCGCTGCCGCCCATCTTGTCGCGGGCAACCCTCAGCTCATCGCCCTGGACGGCAGCCACGGCCTCATCACCGGCAACTGGCTCAAACAAGATCTGGCGCCCGAACGAGACAAAAACCTCGGCGGCACCCTGCGCCTCGACGACGCGCCAGGGCTGGGCTTTGTGCCCACCCCCTTCGCCCCTGGCTGGGAGGCAACATGACCTCGCCACCCCCTGCTCTGCACTGGCTCAACATCGCCGCCAGGCTCCACCCTGACCGTCTCGCCATCGTCGCAGGAGACGTGGAGCTTTCTTACGCGCAACTTCACTCCCTTGTCGCGCAACGTGCAAAGCACCTGGCCGCAATGGACATCAGGTCGGGAAGCCGTGTCGCCATCATCGCCGAGAACAGCGTAGGCTGGCTGCTGGCCGCTCACGCCATTCTCATGACTGGCGCAACCCTCGTCCCCCTGCACCACCTGGCCACCGCGGAAGACCTGCGCACGCAACTGAGCATCGTTCCCGTCGATCTTATCATCCGCGACGCGTCTGCAAATATCCCCTCGGAACTCGGTGCGTCCGAGCTCACGCTTGAGCACCTCAACGACGCCGCATCCTCCTGCATCGCAGGGCCTTCTGGCGATGCGCTCCCATCAATCGGCGAAACCTCCACGGCTGACAGCGATGATACCCTGGTGGTCCTCTTCACCTCCGGCACAACCGGCACCCCGAGAGCCGTTCCCCTGAGCGCCGCCAACATCCATGCGAGCGCGATGGCCTCCGCCGAGCGCCTGGGCCTTGAGAATGACGACCGCTGGCTCTGCTGCCTGCCCCTCTGCCATATGGGCGGGCTCGCCACGATGCTTCGCAGCCTGATCTACGCCACCACCCTGGAGCTCGCCGAACACACCGACATGGGCACCATCGCAACCCTGGTGACCACCCGTCCCATCACCCGCTTGAGCCTGGTCCCCACACAGGTACATCGACTGCTCACGGCGCACTCCACCCCCCTGACGACGTCGTTGCGCGCAGTCCTCGTAGGAGGCGGTCCCGTTGATGCCCACGATCTCCGTGCCGCCCGTAAGATCGGCCTTCCTCTTCTGCCTACCTACGGGATGAGCGAAGCCGCCAGCCAGATCACCACGCTCCCCCTCGACGCCCCCCTCGATATGCTGGAGAGCTCCGGCTCGCCGCTCCCTGGCACCGAGCTCCGCATCACCCTTGACGATGGTTCAACCGCCGCGCCAGGCCAACCCGGTGCCATCAAGGTGCGTGGCCCCACGCTCACCCGCGGCTACCTCAACAAGAACGCTGACGCTCTCTATGATAACGAGGGTTGGATGCGCACCGGCGACGTCGGGCACCTTGATGAACGTGGTTTTCTTTACATCCATCACCGCGCTTCCGAACGTATCGTCTCCGGCGGCGAAAACATCGACCCCACTGAGGTTGAACGCGCGTTACGCGCGCATCCTCATGTGACTGACCTCGCTGTATTCGCCCTGGACCATCCGGAGTGGGGCCAGCAACTCTGCTGCGCACTGGTGCTCTCCTCCCTTCCGGCATCACAGAAGGATGACCAACTCGCCACGCTGGCTGAGTTTTCGGACACAAAACTCCTGCAAAGCCTCAACGAGCACTGTCGCACTCGTCTCGCACCTTTCAAAATCCCCCGGCGCTGGTTTCTCACCGACGCCATCCCCCGCACGCCCAGCCAGAAGGTGCGCCGCCACCGGCTCGCCGAGCTGGCTACGCGTGTCGGTCAGTAAATCCCCCCTTGTCGTCTTTCCCCTGAGGTCTACCTCATGAGCACCGCCGATTTCACCCCCGCTATCCCATCCTCGACCGACCCCACCTCCGTCGATCCACGCCTGCCCCGCACCGGTCGCCGTATGGACCGCTCCCGCCACGTCGTTCATATCGGGGACGTCCCCTTCGGCGCAGAACCTTTCGTCGTCATTGCAGGCCCTTGCGCCGTGGAATCCGCCGAAATGATCTCACACGCCGCAGAATGCGTCGGTAAGCTGGGGGCCAACGTGCTTCGCGGTGGGGCGTTCAAACCTCGCACGTCCCCCTACAGCTTCCAGGGCTTAGGCATGCCCGGAATTGAACTCTTGCAGAAGGCATCCCGCACCCACGGCTTGCCCTTTGTCACCGAGGTTCTCTCAGAGTCCGATGTGGAGCAGATGGCCGAGTGCGTGGATGCCTTCCAAATCGGCGCGCGCAACATGCAAAACTTTGCCCTTCTTGAAGCCGTCGGTCGCACCGGACGCCCGGTTGTTCTGAAGCGAAACTTCGGTGCGACTCCCACCGAATGGCTTCTGGCGGCAGAACACGTCGCGCGCGCTGGTTCCGACCAGATCATCCTCTGCGAAAGGGGCATCCGCTCCTTCGGCGATGAGACCCGCTTTACCCTGGATCTTGCTGGCGCCATGTGGGCACAAGATGAAAGCCGCCTTCCCGTCATCGTCGACCCCTCCCACGCCATCGGCCTGCCCCGGCTCCTTAAGCGCGCCGCCGCGGCAACCCTGGCTGCCGGTCTCGACGGCCTCATGGTCGAAGTGCATCCCGAACCCTCCGAGGCGCGCTGCGACGCCGATCAGGCCCTGACCCCGGAACTCTTCGACGAACTTATGGCCCACCTCAAGCGCTTCACCGTCGAACGCCCCCTTCTTGCTCCCTGACGCGCTGGTGACCTCGTTGTCGCCACCACGGCACCATCTCCCACCGGGCGCTCATTGCTCTTTGCAGAGCGACCCGGAGATCTCAACCGAGGCAGCCGTGCTTCTCGGCCTCTGGCACACGTCGAGCGCACGTGCAGCACTAACCTTGCAGCCTCACATCGACGCTCTACGCACGTGCAAGGGTGATTTTTTGGTGATTATGGGGTCCGTGCGGGCGTCCGAGCCGTTTCGCGCGCCCGTGCACCAGGCCGCACGTGCGTTGACAGGTCAGACGGCTATGGTGCTCCCTACCCGCCAGCGCGTGCCTCCTCTTCAAACAAACAAAAGTCCCGCCCCTTCGCACGCTACGCCGTAGTCCAAAACCCGGAGATCGCATCTGCGACCGCGTCAGGTGCCTCCAGGTGAGCGCTATGCCCGGCCCCCTCGATGATCCGCACCTCTCCGCCACTTCGATGCGCCGCACGCTCAGACATCGCCGCATAACGCGCGTCCAACTCACCCGCCAGCCACAGCGAGGGAATCGCCAACTCCGAGAGCCGCGACCATAGACTCTCCTGAAGCCCCGGGCTTGCCTCCGCGACAACACGCGATAGCGCTTGCACATCACCCCGGCTGCGCTCACGCACCATCCCCTCAAACCCCGGGTGCGCCCTTAAACTCTCAAAGAGCTCCAGCTGGTACCAGCGTTCCAGAAAATGCTCCAGGCCCTCCTCACGCATCTCTCGAGCACGAGCCCCATCGAGACGCGCGCGCTCCGCGCGCTCTTCCTTCCCTTCAATCCCCGGACTGGCCGACTCCAACACCAGCGTACGCACCCGCTCCGGGTGCTGCAGCGCCAGCAACATCGCCACACGTCCCCCCATCGAATACCCCACCACATCCACCGCCTCGAACTCGAGATGATCAAGCAGGCCCACTACCTCCTCGACCATCGCACGAATCGACATTGGGGTCTGCCTGAGCAATCCGACACTTCGACCGTGACCGGGAAGATCCACACGCACGCAATGACGGTGCGCGCCCAGCCTCTCGCATAACTGTCCAAAATCCCGACCACTCCCCATAAACCCGTGCAGAAAAACCGCCGACGGCAACCCGATCGGGGCCTCGTTGCCTGACTCATAATGAATCACCACACCACCCTCATCGTACAGTGTTGCTGGAACCTCGCTCGCTCGACCCGACTAACCGCGTCCCCCAGACTCTGGCAAACGCTCGGGCTTCGCGCTAGCGTCCTGAAACAATTGCCCGCCACCTTTGCTTCGATCTCCTTGCCCGAGAATGGATATGTCGCTCTTCCGATCCCACTGCACACCACCGGCACCGTGCCTCGTGGCCATCGCCGCAGTCTCGCTCCTCGGTGCCTGCACCGCTCCTTCCCAGAACAGCTGCACCGACGAGCGCGACTGCTTTGAGGGCGAAATCTGCGTGCAGAACATCTGTGCGCGCACCCTCACTGAGCCCGACGCTGGCGACGAGCAACCCGACGCCGACGCCCACACGCCCGACACCTCGGGCACACCCGACACGGGGGACGACACCGATACCTCCGACCCCGACCCGGTCGACTCCGGCAACGACAGCGGCACTGAAATCCCGGACGTCGACAACGACGATGACGCCGACACCTCCCCCTGCAACCCGAACCCCTGCACCGAACCCGGTCGCACGGTCTGCACCGTCGAGGGCCAGGACGCCGTATGCAGCTGCGATGAAGGACACGTCGAGAGCCTTGACGTCTGCGTACCCTTTGCCTGCGAGTCTCCCGGACCCGGGCCGGTCGTGGCGTTCTCCGGCGCACAGGCCAGCCGACAGGATGTCGAAGCCTCGGTCGTCTGGGCCGACGACGCCTACCTCATCGTCTGGAGCGACGACCGTGCATCCTCCAATCAATCTCCCAGAATCTACGCCGCGCGTTTTGATCGTGAGGGCAACCCACTTGGCCAGGAGCTCCAGCTGACCTCCACCCCCGGAGGCTCCCACATCTCCACGACCAGTCTGGTCAAGGCCAACGATGGCTACGGCCTCATTTGGCGAGATGGCCGCGGTGGCCCCGACCGCAACGACGCGTACTTCCAGCGTCTCGACAACGCTGGCCAACCCGTCGGCTCTCCCCTCGCATTGACCGATGGCATCTGGGCCGACCGTATCGCGCTGACCTGGACCGGCAGCCATTTCATCGCACTCTGGACCCACCTCTCCGACGCCGAATCGGCCGTGAAGCTCGCAAAGATCACCTCCGATGGCGAGCTCGACGGCCCCCCGGTCAACATCGCGACCGACACGCCCTCAGGCTGGGCCACCCTGGCCTGGAGCGGCTCCTCACTCGGGGTGGTTTGGCGACAGAACATTGATCCTTTGGGCTACTCCCCACGGACCTTCTTTCAGCGCTTCGACGCGAACATCAACCCGCTTGACCCCGCTCCAATTCAGGTTGCGGACGGGCGGTTGCACTCGCCCACACTACTCGCGACCGACGAGCACTTCGCAATCACCGCCAGTGACAACTTCTACCACGCTACGAAACTCTTCCAGGCCACCTACGATGCCAACGGCCAACCCGTGCGTGAGACCGAAGAAATCTCATTTGTGGGGCACGAAGTTCACGGGCTCAATGCGCTCTGGAGCGGTCAGGACTACCTCTTCTTCTGGAAACATGTGCATACCATCAGGGCGCAACGCTTCAGCGAACTCGGCGTAGAATACGACGCCTCCGTTGAACTGATGAACAATGGCTATTTCCCCTGGTATCCCGCCTCCGCCTGGGACGGTGAACGCGCACTGGTTGTCTGGAACGTTGGCATCGGCCAGGACAATGACGGCGACCCCGACTACTACCGCTTCGTGATGCGCACCTACTGCCCCGAGTAAATGCGTCACGCATAGTCCACCACGAAAAAACGCCGGCGCCCCCCTCAGGGGACGCCGGCGCTTGTATCTGGCGGCATCCTTAAGGATGCGCCCCTCACGCGATACGCGGCGCGCTCACTTTAGCAACCACTCATCAATGAGCATCACCGAGCCGTGATCGCGCTCATCACCGGCGTTATTCGCCACAAGCACCATGTATTCGCCCGGATCCAGGTCGAGCACGGTAGGCTCCGGCGCAAGCTCCGGGTCGGACGCGTCCCAGGTGTGAATGAACGCAAAGGGTTCTTGATTTTCGATCTTCGGCAGCTGGTCCGTCGAGATCACAAACACGGTGTTCTTACCCCGCACCCCGCGCAAGACGTACGCGTAGCCCTCACGCGCCTCAAAGGTCGTACCGCTGGCCTGCCCCGGCCCCAGAAAGCCCGTAAAATCACCGATCGTCCCCTCATGATCAGCCACCGACGCCAGCATGCGCGGCGTCGCGGCGATCTTCACCGCGAGATAGTTGTTCACATCGGTGCCTGACGCCCCACCGAGGTTCTCCAGATAGGCATCATAGCGCCCGCGCGGAAGCTCCTCGCGATCCCAGCCCGCCTCCGGCCCCACGAAGCTGGCGTCATTAACGGTCATCACCACCCGCTCGTTCTCGGTGTTCTGCACCTCGTTGTAGCCGCGGAGCTCTCGCACCACCAACAACTCCACCGGGGTGGAGAGTTCATCGAGCTCGAAAGGCGTACGCAGCGTCGTCCCGACCGGAAGCGTCAGCGCCACTCGGTGGAAATCTTCAAAGAAAAGCTCGATCGGCGCATCTTCGCCACTGTCGGGCTCATCATCTGCAGCATCGGCCTCACTACCGACATCACCCTCCACGTCGTCTTCAGGATCGTCGCCCCCATCCGGCTCCGCACCACTATCACGATCCTCGCTGCCTCCCGCATCGTCGGGAATATAGGTAGGTATATCGCTCCCCTGCGGCGAGCCGCATCCCGCGAACAACATTGCTATGAGCAGCACCGAAGGCACGCCTCGGCGATTCAAACACACATGCCACATCATCATCTCTCTCCTGCGCTCCCGCCCCTGACCTTTAGGGTGTCCAGGCAAAGGGTTGGTCAGCTGGCACGTCGCTGCGCACGGCCTCCAGATGCTCGACGTAATCTTCGCCCAGCGCCACCGTTCCCTCTTCACCACCGTGTTGCCCGAGGATGAACGTCCGATCCGCCGGAACACCAGCCTCGGCATACGCAAAGATATCCGTAGTGGCGTTGCCGTAAGCCATGACGATCTCAAAACCCAACTCCTTCAAAAACTCCAGGTACGCCGCCTTGTACGCTCCCACTCCGCTGGTCGTCGGAAGCGACTCGGCGTTGGAGCCCGTCAAGCGCAAATGCCCGTGCGCCACGCCCTGATCATCAAGCCACCCGCGACTTTGCTCGGTCAGCCAATATGGCCGACCGGTGATGTAGACCAGCTGATACCCGTGCACTTCGTTGCGCACCTTCGTGATATCCACCGCTCCAACACGCGCCTCCGGTACGAAGTCCCCGTCTAACAAAGGCTCAAACAGGTCGTTGAAGATGTCCTGAAAGAGTTCCGTGTCCGATGTCGTGAGCGTCGCATCGATATCGAACACGATCAGTCGCGTCTCCCGAGGAAACACCCGAAGGTAGGAGCGAACCACG of the Lujinxingia sediminis genome contains:
- the menC gene encoding o-succinylbenzoate synthase is translated as MNDAILTALFECPQLSWERAELPLMVPIRTSAATYESREVLALRLRAIVAGVPVEGFGECSPLPGWSTETISEVELALRGLARNLPAQKGLCLAPEHLNAALGNLASMPTLRFGLELAMLDALARQKSVPLAKLFADEAPIDLTYGVRLQSTHALDPPAITAGRVRVSIGESTRAAKLKVGLDPLETDVERIRLVREKCPNAAIRLDANRAFSMEQALTFAEAVAPFNIDFLEEPVACESVEEFAELSQKSAVPIAADESCSPPSFARELIAARAVRALVLKPMSLGGLLPTLTLIKLAENAGLRIVISNLIESAIGRRAAAHLVAGNPQLIALDGSHGLITGNWLKQDLAPERDKNLGGTLRLDDAPGLGFVPTPFAPGWEAT
- the aroF gene encoding 3-deoxy-7-phosphoheptulonate synthase, with product MSTADFTPAIPSSTDPTSVDPRLPRTGRRMDRSRHVVHIGDVPFGAEPFVVIAGPCAVESAEMISHAAECVGKLGANVLRGGAFKPRTSPYSFQGLGMPGIELLQKASRTHGLPFVTEVLSESDVEQMAECVDAFQIGARNMQNFALLEAVGRTGRPVVLKRNFGATPTEWLLAAEHVARAGSDQIILCERGIRSFGDETRFTLDLAGAMWAQDESRLPVIVDPSHAIGLPRLLKRAAAATLAAGLDGLMVEVHPEPSEARCDADQALTPELFDELMAHLKRFTVERPLLAP
- a CDS encoding LNS2 domain-containing protein, which gives rise to MCLQTLRGAIYAPLLAVLVMSCGTSASTSEHWTPDVDPGDVDEQVEDAGDVGTPPDVGNDDVDDGEELPELAFCNQAAPPEFSDTVDWESFGSGAIAALDPWHSAQDVITHPEREALVTGKFTYGPTSKDLQGERIEVWMDDCSGSYVRLGEAETDSDGRSVLTLAPGALPPVGTYALLQRVMGDNTVVRSYLRVFPRETRLIVFDIDATLTTSDTELFQDIFNDLFEPLLDGDFVPEARVGAVDITKVRNEVHGYQLVYITGRPYWLTEQSRGWLDDQGVAHGHLRLTGSNAESLPTTSGVGAYKAAYLEFLKELGFEIVMAYGNATTDIFAYAEAGVPADRTFILGQHGGEEGTVALGEDYVEHLEAVRSDVPADQPFAWTP
- the menD gene encoding 2-succinyl-5-enolpyruvyl-6-hydroxy-3-cyclohexene-1-carboxylic-acid synthase; its protein translation is MTPSPPSWPNINTLWAHALVDELVRCGLKHVCISPGSRSTPLVVAFANHPDIEDISIIDERQAAFVALGLSLASQKPVALVCTSGTAAAHYYPAICEASSSGVPLIVLTADRPPNLHDAGAPQALDQTRFFGTHVRWFHQVAEPEPTAEKLRYLRALACRAFQRASGPNAGPVHLNLPFRKPLEPTALPEGHRDAVPPTLGTGDPMAMMGRPDNKPYLQTPPTHAVLDESTLDTIADLLANAERPLILAGADHRGNTYATALFELAQRLGAPLIAEPTSGVTRHAELQKPPLHFGDAVFGSSLLARCGQPDLVLRTGKAPLSWAAARAVRSWAHTTTILLSPDVAPPDPDHLAGWHLRANPRETLQALSRRLSLATERNSAPESPWLNAFQMAEARAEDSLRASLERFRLAQPDAPLTAPEIWNSLGELLPEGSALMISNSMPIRDVDAFMGRRRAPLQIFFNRGVNGIDGIVATGLGLALARREAGHQAPTIIALGDVALRHDLSALALARELDLPLLVLVLDNEGGAIFDELPIADFPDVHTRHFLTSARADITRSAPSTTRLHEATSPQTLASALKAFTHDPGFQVLVARSNREVDRDLRAALRADAATLIDHGFQGDLP
- a CDS encoding class I adenylate-forming enzyme family protein — translated: MTSPPPALHWLNIAARLHPDRLAIVAGDVELSYAQLHSLVAQRAKHLAAMDIRSGSRVAIIAENSVGWLLAAHAILMTGATLVPLHHLATAEDLRTQLSIVPVDLIIRDASANIPSELGASELTLEHLNDAASSCIAGPSGDALPSIGETSTADSDDTLVVLFTSGTTGTPRAVPLSAANIHASAMASAERLGLENDDRWLCCLPLCHMGGLATMLRSLIYATTLELAEHTDMGTIATLVTTRPITRLSLVPTQVHRLLTAHSTPLTTSLRAVLVGGGPVDAHDLRAARKIGLPLLPTYGMSEAASQITTLPLDAPLDMLESSGSPLPGTELRITLDDGSTAAPGQPGAIKVRGPTLTRGYLNKNADALYDNEGWMRTGDVGHLDERGFLYIHHRASERIVSGGENIDPTEVERALRAHPHVTDLAVFALDHPEWGQQLCCALVLSSLPASQKDDQLATLAEFSDTKLLQSLNEHCRTRLAPFKIPRRWFLTDAIPRTPSQKVRRHRLAELATRVGQ
- a CDS encoding 1,4-dihydroxy-2-naphthoate polyprenyltransferase — protein: MTSSSPSRLQSWILASRPKTLAAAAVPVLVGSAVAYGQDVFAPGPAIAALVGAGLIQIGTNFANDYFDAKSGADNENRLGPTRAVQAGLLTPNAMKWATALTFLAAALVGLYLIGVGGWPILIIGIASILSGIAYTGGPYPLGYNGLGDLFVFLFFGLIAVTATHYVQALSFSPEALVASIPIGLLSTAILIVNNYRDVDTDRVAGKNTLAVRLGKAVTRKQYAGVVLAAYLVPVIQIAAGLSQIWVLLPLLSLPLAIKCIRALGALEGSALNALLARTAGLLTVFGVLYAIGFAL
- the menH gene encoding 2-succinyl-6-hydroxy-2,4-cyclohexadiene-1-carboxylate synthase produces the protein MVIHYESGNEAPIGLPSAVFLHGFMGSGRDFGQLCERLGAHRHCVRVDLPGHGRSVGLLRQTPMSIRAMVEEVVGLLDHLEFEAVDVVGYSMGGRVAMLLALQHPERVRTLVLESASPGIEGKEERAERARLDGARAREMREEGLEHFLERWYQLELFESLRAHPGFEGMVRERSRGDVQALSRVVAEASPGLQESLWSRLSELAIPSLWLAGELDARYAAMSERAAHRSGGEVRIIEGAGHSAHLEAPDAVADAISGFWTTA